Proteins from a single region of Parambassis ranga chromosome 16, fParRan2.1, whole genome shotgun sequence:
- the LOC114448682 gene encoding cornifelin homolog encodes MSNPVVTHQPGAGGYGTNVQAGEWSTGLCSCCSDCLVCAVGFVCPLALSCYTANKYGENCCLGCVPGGMTALRTHMRLTYGIQGTICNDALMTFFCGLCELCRMAREIRIRNGEVSM; translated from the exons ATGTCCAACCCAGTGGTCACCCATCAGCCAGGTGCAGGCGGCTATGGGACAAATGTCCAAGCTGGAGAGTGGAGCACCGGCTTGTGCTCCTGCTGCAGTGACTGTCTTGTCT GTGCTGTTGGTTTTGTCTGTCCACTCGCACTGAGCTGCTACACGGCAAATAAGTATGGAGAAAACTGTTGTTTGGGTTGTGTACCAGGAGGCATGACGGCTCTGAGGACCCATATGAGACTGACCTATGGTATTCAG GGAACAATATGCAATGATGCCTTGATGACTTTTTTCTGCGGACTGTGTGAATTGTGCAGAATGGCACGAGAAATCCGCATCAGGAATGGAGAGGTTTCGATGTAA